A stretch of the Cystobacter fuscus DSM 2262 genome encodes the following:
- a CDS encoding TraR/DksA family transcriptional regulator has protein sequence MTTGSPEGPPPQWKDIHQAILSTLDALNASTSWIATAATVGIEPVFERVLQQVCGPAEVSPQAYIEHITRDTGMRREVQQRLSRLMENPKLVTMRREAQRREAEHQLHVLHYVLSGKQPPEWVWATIDEDQREQLREAAESGEERDDQLLPRVQRAIHKLEVTPGIYGLCEDCYAIILIERLQLVPWAECCAACQRKREGVPDQAPEPEVRVTYF, from the coding sequence ATGACGACCGGTTCCCCAGAAGGCCCCCCGCCGCAGTGGAAGGACATCCATCAAGCGATCCTCTCCACCCTCGATGCGCTGAACGCCTCCACGAGTTGGATCGCCACCGCGGCGACCGTGGGCATCGAGCCCGTCTTCGAGCGCGTGCTCCAGCAGGTGTGTGGACCCGCGGAAGTCTCGCCCCAGGCCTATATCGAGCACATCACCCGGGACACCGGGATGCGGCGCGAGGTGCAGCAGCGCCTGTCGCGCCTCATGGAGAATCCGAAGCTCGTCACCATGCGCCGCGAGGCCCAGCGCCGCGAGGCCGAGCACCAGCTCCACGTGCTGCATTACGTCCTGTCCGGCAAGCAGCCCCCGGAGTGGGTATGGGCCACCATCGACGAGGACCAGCGTGAGCAGTTGCGCGAGGCGGCCGAGTCCGGCGAGGAGCGGGATGATCAGCTGCTGCCGCGCGTGCAGCGGGCCATCCACAAGCTCGAGGTGACCCCGGGCATCTACGGCCTGTGCGAGGACTGCTACGCCATCATCCTCATCGAGCGGCTCCAGCTCGTCCCCTGGGCGGAGTGCTGCGCCGCCTGCCAGCGCAAGCGCGAGGGCGTTCCGGATCAGGCACCGGAGCCCGAGGTGCGCGTCACCTACTTCTGA